The following coding sequences lie in one Sorghum bicolor cultivar BTx623 chromosome 6, Sorghum_bicolor_NCBIv3, whole genome shotgun sequence genomic window:
- the LOC8080264 gene encoding uncharacterized protein LOC8080264, with translation MGESRGSIAFFATYRPPMPLDIFSVPNPPSSIRDEVHLTDGVSYNYNCRPIPKDALKSLLKRPKLVAEGGATDADVDSGRVSGLLFVSERDGGLETLRVALRFDDSGGKQTCKVFSLADVFGAADFTGARLEDSGCIGGGYKMGSRSVDHSLIYVSTKEPVEERRSPWTVVYKTNLRTGKTERLTPKGQFDLSPAVSPSGKKVAMATFRPEGWEGEIEDLQTDIFVMNVERPPMRKRLIKNGGWPSWASDDVIFFHRKVGDTWGVFRHDTRTNETVRVTPEAFDAVTPAAISETKVAVATIRQKSKFTDVRVEAQYRHIEIFDTAAGAGQPPLQITQKTRPKTDHFNPFVLDDGGRVGYHRARSDLLKHGDDVPRNFHKMESPVKDVGTFRVSGVFPTISNDGSKLAFVDNEFKAVWVADSQGLRVVYETKGPDNIFAPMWNQNPDKDILYVCMGPSFNAGKPLEICAIPNVSSGTRQRRQLTKGKFNNAFPSSSPDGSRFVFRSTRDGGDKKHKNLYIAEDAEVGEYSGGTVTRLTNGEWTDTHCQWSPRGDWIVFSSTRDKPKDAPELDNGLDSGYYAVFMVKVSDPTVVIRVVQSGDDLGGHVNHPVFSPDGRSIAMTADLAAVSADPISLPLFIHSVRPYGDIFVVDIDPDDARKNKDVKKFHRVTHSRYEYSTPAWTMFATDDPNAQWNMLVNKDSYTPACPYAYPDGGESWHMTGHLCIPRRCC, from the coding sequence atGGGAGAGAGCCGCGGCAGCATCGCCTTTTTCGCCACGTACCGGCCGCCGATGCCGCTGGACATCTTCTCCGTGCCCAACCCGCCGTCTTCGATCCGCGACGAGGTACACCTCACCGACGGCGTCTCCTACAACTACAACTGCCGCCCCATCCCCAAGGACGCGCTCAAGTCCCTGCTCAAGCGCCCGAAGCTCGTCGCCGAGGGCGGCGCCACCGACGCCGACGTCGACAGCGGCCGCGTCTCCGGCCTGCTCTTCGTCTCCGAGCGGGACGGCGGGCTGGAGACGCTCCGCGTTGCCCTCCGTTTCGACGACTCCGGCGGCAAGCAGACCTGCAAGGTGTTCTCCCTTGCTGACGTCTTCGGCGCCGCCGACTTCACCGGCGCTCGCCTCGAGGACAGCGGCTGCATCGGCGGCGGCTATAAGATGGGCTCTCGCTCCGTCGACCACTCGCTCATCTACGTCTCCACCAAGGAGCCGGTGGAAGAGCGGCGGAGCCCATGGACCGTCGTGTACAAGACCAACCTCAGGACCGGCAAGACCGAGCGCCTGACTCCCAAAGGTCAATTTGACCTGAGCCCAGCCGTGTCGCCGTCGGGGAAGAAGGTGGCGATGGCGACGTTCCGGCCGGAAGGCTGGGAAGGCGAGATCGAGGACCTTCAGACGGACATCTTCGTGATGAACGTCGAGAGGCCGCCGATGAGGAAACGGCTGATCAAGAACGGCGGGTGGCCGTCGTGGGCCAGCGACGACGTCATCTTCTTCCACCGGAAGGTGGGCGACACCTGGGGCGTGTTCCGCCACGACACGAGGACGAACGAGACGGTGCGAGTGACGCCGGAGGCCTTCGACGCGGTGACGCCGGCGGCCATCAGCGAGACCAAGGTGGCGGTGGCGACGATCCGTCAGAAATCCAAGTTCACCGACGTCCGCGTGGAGGCGCAGTACCGCCACATCGAGATCTTCGACacggcggcgggggcggggcAGCCGCCGCTGCAAATCACCCAGAAGACGAGGCCCAAGACGGACCACTTCAACCCTTTCGTCCTCGACGACGGCGGCCGCGTCGGGTACCACCGCGCCAGGAGCGACCTCCTGAAGCACGGCGACGACGTTCCCCGGAACTTCCACAAGATGGAGTCGCCGGTGAAGGACGTGGGGACGTTCCGGGTCTCCGGCGTGTTCCCGACCATCTCCAACGACGGGTCGAAGCTGGCGTTCGTCGACAACGAGTTCAAGGCGGTGTGGGTCGCCGACAGCCAAGGCCTGCGCGTGGTGTACGAGACCAAGGGCCCCGACAACATCTTCGCGCCGATGTGGAACCAGAACCCCGACAAGGACATCCTGTACGTGTGCATGGGCCCCTCCTTCAACGCCGGCAAGCCGCTGGAGATCTGCGCCATCCCCAACGTGTCCAGCGGCACCCGGCAGCGGCGGCAGCTGACCAAGGGCAAGTTCAACAACGCGTTCCCGTCGAGCAGCCCCGACGGGAGCAGGTTCGTGTTCCGGTCGACGAGGGACGGCGGCGACAAGAAGCACAAGAACCTGTACATCGCCGAGGACGCGGAGGTCGGCGAGTACAGCGGCGGCACGGTGACGAGGCTCACCAACGGGGAGTGGACGGACACGCACTGCCAGTGGTCGCCGAGAGGGGACTGGATCGTCTTCTCGTCGACGAGGGACAAGCCCAAGGACGCGCCGGAGCTGGACAACGGCCTGGACTCAGGCTACTACGCCGTGTTCATGGTGAAGGTGAGCGACCCGACGGTGGTGATCCGGGTGGTACAGAGCGGCGACGACCTCGGCGGGCACGTGAACCACCCGGTGTTCAGCCCGGACGGCCGGAGCATCGCCATGACGGCGGACCTCGCCGCCGTGTCGGCGGATCCCATCTCGCTGCCGCTCTTCATCCACTCGGTGAGGCCCTACGGCGACATCTTCGTGGTGGACATCGACCCGGACGACGCGAGGAAGAACAAGGACGTGAAGAAGTTCCACCGGGTGACGCACAGCCGGTACGAGTACTCGACGCCGGCGTGGACCATGTTCGCCACGGACGACCCCAACGCGCAGTGGAACATGCTGGTGAACAAGGACTCGTACACGCCGGCGTGCCCCTACGCGTACCCGGACGGCGGCGAGAGCTGGCACATGACCGGACACCTCTGCATCCCCAGGAGGTGCTGCTGA
- the LOC8065967 gene encoding uncharacterized protein LOC8065967, with the protein MASYCGGLSSTRRSAVSGPWRSIAWATIVLLGGFSTLIKQKDFLFVTIISFLEATRLFSSAVDPEDQFIINAPEVVAAKTEEIEAKEQGSWQRHHPTNNQTAAASAPPRRGGLLGWSWPSSLTSGRRRRRFCTCRLFFAKALSTGFTSAQFAAAITSVVLAVLRLSRQDYVEPADQSSSDHKSIKGSLNLFYGLVLAQGVSNFLADTMLPVDVRRVLKLSMTYQLGHSGVLVIKRYMLDTYMKCSGGRVREAMDMDLVSFAMEMARSTSVADRLVGVRVLDRVLSVDKYRGLALMRLRASIDTVGSVIAMLGLKNKTTEEEDTRGHAANVVLELSPDLQVESFPEVLQMVSSLLTATKTTAVSSSTSSNVGVELTWLGVKILKKIMDNPDNCKEVVKDADDQVISSIVELTTVSDDTNSSSISWSPVTEEIIVEAVQVLHRMVRTTGDAGKALRCKISENLHVVRNIRKILEHPRSHTELLTEAIGVLACLALDETGKEDIGGSARIIRRLVPFLVVETPSPSNRVELAKSAVEALLILAVDSQRIALRILEEMRTEDMQQLVDMLSSDSTELRIMAARLLAVLRANSLAEHAHYNRTVDNVLPLVNSYIAPLFMYFWLLKAIKLEVEKLDALVPAAGELRAHDDELIQIICIICTQNLEEWRTKQGALLESFIGLSVQICTFIQENDFGDALRNANLTVDLLMHKLTRILDLYKSPDTEYPGIRRVTVELIIWMVRSNRSCIEFFFEHQVDKVKEVAETEARLEMFKMFCCGVGVAKHRETISSLCVLY; encoded by the exons GCTCTTCAGCAGTGCAGTGGATCCAGAGGATCAGTTCATCATCAACGCACCGGAAGTTGTGGCAGCAAAGACGGAGGAAATTGAGGCCAAGGAGCAAGGAAGCTGGCAAAGGCATCATCCAACCAACAACCAAACTGCTGCTGCTTCCGCACCACCAAGACGAGGAGGCCTGCTGGGATGGTCATGGCCGTCGTCCCTAACCTccgggcggcgacggcggcgcttcTGCACCTGCCGCCTCTTCTTCGCCAAGGCCCTCTCGACGGGGTTCACGTCCGCGCAGTTCGCCGCGGCCATCACCTCCGTCGTCCTGGCCGTGCTTCGCCTGAGCCGGCAGGACTACGTGGAGCCGGCGGACCAGAGCAGCAGCGACCACAAGAGCATCAAGGGGTCCCTGAACCTCTTCTACGGCCTGGTGCTGGCGCAGGGCGTCTCCAACTTCCTCGCCGACACCATGCTCCCCGTCGACGTCCGGCGGGTGCTGAAGCTCAGCATGACGTACCAGCTTGGCCACTCAGGGGTGCTCGTCATCAAGCGCTACATGCTCGACACCTACATGAAATGTTCCGGCGGAAGAGTGCGTGAAGCAATGGACATGGACCTCGTCAGCTTCGCCATGGAGATGGCGAGGTCCACCTCGGTGGccgaccggctcgtcggcgtcAGGGTTCTTGATCGCGTCCTCAGCGTGGACAAGTACAGAGGGCTGGCGCTGATGAGGCTCCGAGCCTCCATTGACACTGTCGGAAGCGTGATCGCTATGCTTGGACTGAAGAACAAGACCACGGAGGAAGAAGACACTCGAGGGCACGCCGCCAACGTCGTGTTGGAACtctctccagatcttcaagtgGAGAGCTTCCCAGAAGTGTTGCAGATGGTGTCTTCACTGCTTACTGCCACCAAGACGACAGCAGTGTCGTCGTCGACGTCGAGCAATGTCGGCGTCGAGCTTACATGGCTCGGTGTGAAAATCCTCAAGAAGATCATGGACAATCCGGACAACTGTAAGGAAGTAGTCAAGGATGCTGATGATCAGGTGATATCAAGCATTGTGGAACTTACAACTGTTAGCGATGACACCAACAGCTCGTCAATCTCATGGTCTCCAGTGACAGAAGAGATCATCGTGGAGGCAGTTCAAGTCTTGCACAGGATGGTCAGAACTACCGGCGATGCCGGTAAGGCGCTTAGGTGCAAAATCTCTGAGAACCTCCATGTTGTCAGGAACATCAGGAAGATCCTGGAACATCCAAGGAGCCATACAGAGCTACTCACTGAGGCAATTGGTGTTCTTGCCTGTTTAGCTTTGGATGAGACAGGAAAGGAAGACATTGGGGGTTCAGCTCGGATCATTAGGAGGCTTGTTCCATTCCTTGTTGTTGAAACTCCATCCCCATCCAACAGAGTCGAGCTAGCAAAATCTGCTGTTGAAGCATTGCTTATTCTTGCCGTGGACAGCCAAAGGATTGCCTTGAGGATCCTTGAGGAAATGAGGACTGAAGACATGCAGCAACTTGTTGATATGCTTTCTTCTGACTCAACAGAGCTCAGAATTATGGCTGCAAGACTCTTGGCGGTTTTACGTGCCAATTCTCTAGCAGAACATGCTCATTATAACAGGACAGTCGACAATGTGCTACCTCTGGTAAATTCATATATTGCACCATTGTTTATGTATTTTTGG CTGCTGAAAGCAATCAAGTTAGAGGTGGAGAAACTAGATGCCCTGGTACCTGCTGCTGGAGAACTTCGTGCCCATGATGAT GAACTAATCCAAATTATATGTATTATTTGTACACAGAATTTGGAGGAATGGAGGACCAAGCAGGGTGCACTACTGGAGAGCTTTATTGGCCTCAGTGTTCAGATCTGCACATTCATTCAGGAAAATGACTTCGGCGACGCGCTCCGGAATGCCAACCTTACAGTGGATTTGCTCATGCATAAGCTTACCAGGATCCTTGATCTGTACAAGTCACCAGACACTGAGTACCCAGGTATAAGGAGGGTTACAGTTGAGCTAATCATTTGGATGGTGCGGAGCAACAGAAGCTGCATTGAGTTTTTCTTTGAGCACCAAGTGGACAAGGTGAAAGAAGTCGCAGAAACAGAAGCAAGACTTGAAATGTTTAAGATGTTCTGCTGCGGAGTTGGCGTCGCTAAGCACAGAGAGACCATTTCTTCTCTCTGTGTTCTATACTGA